In the Enterobacter cloacae subsp. cloacae ATCC 13047 genome, TTTTCCAGGCTCTAAAAAGCATGTTTTAACTCCCTTTATAAGGCTGTGACGCGGCAGGTCTGGCCCGTCAGCAGCGTTGTCGGTCCAATCTTTCTCGCATCCGGTGGGATGTGGTAGGAGACGGTACAGGATGTGCCGGGCTCATTTCCCCAGACGATGTTTAACGTCCCTTTATCTTCAATTCCGCGGATCCAGGCCTGCCCGGCCTGACCCACGCTACCCACGGATACGCCTTGATCGGTTTGCACATCGGCGCCTAACGGGATAAACCCGCCATCGTCACGCATCAGTTCCATTAACACTGAGCGCCCCTGATCGGTTTCAAAGTTAACCAGCACAACGGCACCGCTACGGGGAACGGTGGTGGAGCGGGTATTTTTCACTTCCACGTCTGAGTGCATTTCACTGATATCTAGACCAACGCTGTTTTCACGGTAGGCGGACAGATAGGGCATAAGGGCATAGCCTGAGGCGCCGATTTCACCGTTACCGATAGAGACGCGGGCGCCTTCTGCCCCCTCAGCTTTAATTAAGGCAAGCGTATCGCTTTCGCTGATGCTGCCAGGGGCGAGTGTTACGCCACCGGAGTGCAGAACCATCCCGCCGCTATAGCTGGCAGAATATTGTCGTGTACCGTCATCTGAGGCGGAGACGGAAAGGCTTAGCGGTCCATGCGGGCCGTTGTAACTGCCGTACCCGCTTAACTGATTTAACGTATCGTCGTAACGCGTGGTGCTTTCGGTAATGCTGTAACTGAAACGGTTATCTTCGGTGTTGCCATTGGCGCTGGCGTTAAAGCTACTGCCGCCTTTTAAATCGCTGCCGATGCCTGTCGTGAGTGAGGAGAATCCACCCGCTCGCTTGCTGTTACCCATCAGCGTGTCGAATGGAATTGTGAGGTTCAGATAGACGCTGTCATCTTTTTCCCCAAACTCATTGTAGGTGCGCTGCACGGTGAGGCTATAACTTCCCCAGCTTAACGAATGACTATGGCCAACCGAGTATTGCGCCGACGAACTGCTTTCATTCCAGTAGTCCTGCCAGGTTGAGTTGACATACAGCGATCCCAAATCAAGATCGGCAATATTCAGCGGTTGGCTGATATTCACCTGGATCTGGTTTTTCATGCGCTGGAAGGTCTGATACACGTCGCTGTTGTTACGTTCCGGGTTACGCTCCCTGTCACGGTATTTGATCTCATTGGTCAACGAGGCCGCATCGTTCAGGCTGAGATAGTCAGAGGTCGAAAAACGGTAGGCGGCGACGTTGAAAGAGGTATTCGTGGCTTCCATGAGTTTGCTGTAGGAGATGCGATAACTTTCGCCCGTGAGATGTCGTAAGCCGTCTATCCGGGCATCCGAATGCGTGACATCAAGGGCGAATGCGCCGACTCCGGTATTCATGGCAATACCCAACAATGCGGCGTAGAAATCGCTATCGGTATATTCCAGGCCCGCATACCCCGTGAAGGTATTGGTTAAGCCATAGTAGCCCGTTGCATATCCCACCTTTGGTTTGTCACGCAGGCTGTCGTCACGCAGTTCACCCACGCCAACATCCCATCGGGAGTAGCCAGGACGAAGCATTTGTGCGACGGAAGAATAGGCGACTGAGAAGGAACGTTTGCTCCCATCCGTCTCTTCTACCGTGACGATGAGATCGCTACCGTAACCTGTTGTACTGAGGTCGGTGATTTCAAACGGTCCTGGGGGGACGGAGGTTTCGTAAATCGTATTGCCGCTTTGGGCGATCGTGACTTTGGCGTTGCTGTTTGCAACCCCTCGGATCACCGGCGCATAGGTCGATATACCATTTGGAAGCATACGGTCATCGTTATACAAACGCGCCCCGCGCAGGCTAATGGAATCGAAGGCGTCGCCACGGGTATAGGAATCGCCGGCGATAAACTGCGCTTTCAGCGGCGTGATATCACGCTGAAGATAGATATCCTGGCTGGCGTAATGGGTACCGGAATCCTGATCCCAGTTCAGGTTGCCTCGCGCCCGGAGTCGCCATGGCCCAAGGTTTGCCCCATAGCGCAGACCAGCATAGGCCGTATCAGTGCTGGAATCCGGCATGTCTGCGTGCCAGCCGTTAAGATCCCATGAGAGCATGGCCACCGGGATCCCGTCTTCCCACAGTGAAGGATCGACAAATCCCGCTGGACGCTGAATGACGAAAGCCTGAGGAATGGAAAGGTCTAACTCCTGTGTGGAGGGATCGTAAGCCACACGCGAGCCGGGATAGGCGTCTGGCATAGAGACACAGGTGTCAGCAGAATCCTCCTCAGGGTGTTTCAGTTGCTCGGTGGTGACATTTGCCTGCGTGAGTAGTTTCGGGGTGATGCAGGGAGTGGCGCGCGGTGTGCCATTCTCCTTAAACAGAAGATCCGTGGTAACGGAAGGTTTCCCGTTTACGATCATCTTCACCTTATAGGTTCCGGCAATAACAGGGTTGCCTTTTGAAAAACGACTGATATCAATGGATGCGCCAGTGTTATAAAGAAACTGCTCGTTAAACTGCACGTCTTCTTCGTTATTATTTTCAGCAGCAAATGCACATAACGGCAATACCGCACTTATCGATAAACATAGTAGCGAACGTCTAAAGTGCATGATGAACTCTGTCCCAGGGCAACGCTAATTATAGTTTTTGTGAATGTTCTGAAGCTGACAGGGAATCAATGCGGTATAGACTCATACTTATCAATTCCACCGAAATCATTAATGGCTTGCCAGGTTATTTTGCTATTTCCGGATGAAGTGTAATTTTTCACATTCATCGTCTGGCTTGAGAACGGTTCAATATAATGCGTTTCGATCTCGTAACTTTTACCGCCTGAAATAAGCGCCGCACTTGCCAGCGACACATAATAAGGCGAGTCATTTTTCGCACTTAAAACGATTTTTTGCCCTTGTCGGGTTTGGGACCACTTAAGATTTTTGGCCGCGTCTGTCGGTTCCCCTTTTAACCCAGTGGGACGGAAAAAGAGTTTAATACGGGTGCGGAAAGCAAGCTGAAGCATACTTTGGTTATCGCTCTCCTTAGCCTTCGGCGGAACTTCCAGAACGTTAAACCAGAACAGCGACTCTTTATCTTTTGGCAATGCCTGACCCAGCCAGGTGATTCTGACGGTTTGCCCTTTTTGCGGTTCAACACGCGAAACAGGCGGCGTCACAATAAAAGGCAGTTTCAGCTCCTGAGGGTTAGTGGTATCTCTTCCATCATCGAGCCAGGTCTGTACCAGCAGAGGCCGGGTGCCACGGTTATCCATTGACACCGTTACGTCTTTTGCCGATTCAGGATAAATGACACGGGTGCCGGAAATCACAATATCTGCACTGGCGTTAAGAGCAAACACGCTCATCGAGGCCAGCAGCAGGGCTTTTAGTCCGCTCTTAATATTCAGTACGTACATGTAAACTCTCAATAAATACGCAAAAATGTGCCCAACAGGGCACATTAACGGGAGGGATAAAATTATTCGTAGCTCATGGTGAAGTACGCGTTGGCGCTGACTTTACCTGACTGCACTGGGTTCGTGTCTTTCACCCAGTTGGAACCCGGAACGTATGCAACGCGGTAGAACAGCTTGCCGGAACCGGCGGTGAGATTGGCTTTCTGCGTATTATTAGCAGGCTGGCCGACCATAATACGAGAAGATTCGGTAGGGGCATTATTATACAAGGCAAGTGCAACGTTGGTTGCTGAGCCTGCTACGTTGGCGTCAGGTTCAATAGTACCGTTTGCAATGGCACCCATATTTTTTGACATAAAGCTTGCTGAAGCAGTCTTTAATGTTCCTGGGCAGTTGGTGAGCA is a window encoding:
- a CDS encoding outer membrane usher protein, which codes for MHFRRSLLCLSISAVLPLCAFAAENNNEEDVQFNEQFLYNTGASIDISRFSKGNPVIAGTYKVKMIVNGKPSVTTDLLFKENGTPRATPCITPKLLTQANVTTEQLKHPEEDSADTCVSMPDAYPGSRVAYDPSTQELDLSIPQAFVIQRPAGFVDPSLWEDGIPVAMLSWDLNGWHADMPDSSTDTAYAGLRYGANLGPWRLRARGNLNWDQDSGTHYASQDIYLQRDITPLKAQFIAGDSYTRGDAFDSISLRGARLYNDDRMLPNGISTYAPVIRGVANSNAKVTIAQSGNTIYETSVPPGPFEITDLSTTGYGSDLIVTVEETDGSKRSFSVAYSSVAQMLRPGYSRWDVGVGELRDDSLRDKPKVGYATGYYGLTNTFTGYAGLEYTDSDFYAALLGIAMNTGVGAFALDVTHSDARIDGLRHLTGESYRISYSKLMEATNTSFNVAAYRFSTSDYLSLNDAASLTNEIKYRDRERNPERNNSDVYQTFQRMKNQIQVNISQPLNIADLDLGSLYVNSTWQDYWNESSSSAQYSVGHSHSLSWGSYSLTVQRTYNEFGEKDDSVYLNLTIPFDTLMGNSKRAGGFSSLTTGIGSDLKGGSSFNASANGNTEDNRFSYSITESTTRYDDTLNQLSGYGSYNGPHGPLSLSVSASDDGTRQYSASYSGGMVLHSGGVTLAPGSISESDTLALIKAEGAEGARVSIGNGEIGASGYALMPYLSAYRENSVGLDISEMHSDVEVKNTRSTTVPRSGAVVLVNFETDQGRSVLMELMRDDGGFIPLGADVQTDQGVSVGSVGQAGQAWIRGIEDKGTLNIVWGNEPGTSCTVSYHIPPDARKIGPTTLLTGQTCRVTAL
- a CDS encoding fimbrial chaperone, with the translated sequence MYVLNIKSGLKALLLASMSVFALNASADIVISGTRVIYPESAKDVTVSMDNRGTRPLLVQTWLDDGRDTTNPQELKLPFIVTPPVSRVEPQKGQTVRITWLGQALPKDKESLFWFNVLEVPPKAKESDNQSMLQLAFRTRIKLFFRPTGLKGEPTDAAKNLKWSQTRQGQKIVLSAKNDSPYYVSLASAALISGGKSYEIETHYIEPFSSQTMNVKNYTSSGNSKITWQAINDFGGIDKYESIPH
- a CDS encoding fimbrial protein; protein product: MLKKTLLASAVTLFAMGSFSAIADTDIGLITFDGAVTDTTCNISTANGESQNNITITLPVVKKSDVESTTVDTGVGSKNFELLLTNCPGTLKTASASFMSKNMGAIANGTIEPDANVAGSATNVALALYNNAPTESSRIMVGQPANNTQKANLTAGSGKLFYRVAYVPGSNWVKDTNPVQSGKVSANAYFTMSYE